The Kribbella sp. HUAS MG21 genome includes the window GAGGAGATGCCCGCGCCGCAGCGGATCGCACCGCACGCGGCCGCGGTCAGCGCCGACGTGACGGTCGACGGTGACGATGTCGCCACCGGCCGTCTGGTCGTCCTCTACGACCCGGCCGGGAACGACGCCTGGCAGTCGACCTTCCGCTGTGTCGCATACGTGCGCGCCGCCGTCGAACCGGAGATGGTGACCGACGCGCTGCTCGGCGGCGTGGGCTGGACCTGGCTGATGGAGGCGCTGGCCGACCGCGGCGCCGACTTCCTGGCCCCGAGCGGTACCGTGACCAGGGTGGTATCGGAGAGCTTCGGCGGGATGGCTGACGACGACGCGACGGCGGAGATCGAGATCCGCGCGTCCTGGAGCCCCGTGCCCGGACCCGGCGGCGCCGTCGACGTGACCCGGCACGCCGAGGCCTGGGGCGAGGTGCTGTGCACGGCGGCCGGACTGCCGCCCGTTCCGCCGGGCGTGGTCGCGATGCCGACCCGGCGCGGACAGCGGGGCCGATGAGCCCAGCCGACACCCAGCAGCCGTCCGCCCCGGACGACCCGACCGCACACCTTCCCCTCCTCGAGCTACGGGACGGGCTGTCGGACGTCGTCGACACCGATTCCGCGCTGACCGAGACCGTCGAGGCGTTCCGCTCCGGCACCGGCCCGGTGGCCGTCGACGCCGAGCGTGCCTCCGGCTACCGCTACTCGCACCGCGCTTATCTGGTCCAGTTGCGCCGTGAAGGCGCCGGCTCCGCGCTGATCGACCCGATCCCGTTCGGCGACCTGTCCGCGCTCGGTGACGCGATCGTCGACGCCGAGTGGATCATCCACGCCGCCAACCAGGACCTGGCCTGCCTGGCCGAGGTCGGGATGGTGCCGCGGCAGGTGTTCGACACCGAGCTCGCCGGCCGCCTGCTCGGCTACCCGAAGGTCGGCCTCGCCTCGCTGGTGAGCGAAGTACTGGGCTACCGGATGCGCAAGGAGCACTCGGCCGCAGACTGGTCGACGCGCCCGCTGCCGGCGCCCTGGCTGGTGTACGCCGCCCTGGACGTCGAGATGCTGATCGAGCTGCGCGACGCGATCGAGCAGGAGCTGCGCCGCGAGGGCAAGTGGGAGTGGGCCCAGCAGGAGTTCGCCGCGATCCTGGACGCGCCGCCGCGGGAGCCGAAGCCGGACCCGTGGCGCCGTACGTCGGGAATGCACCGGGTCCGGAACCGCCGCAGCCTGGCCGTCGTCCGGGCGCTCTGGGAGGCCCGCGACCAGATCGCAGAGTCCGCGGACATCTCCCCCGGCCGGATCCTGCCGGACGCGGCGATCGTCGAGGCGGCGTCCGCGATGCCGACCGACCGCGACACGCTGCAGCGGCTCACCGCGTTCAAGGGCCGCGGCGCGCACCGGCACATGCGGACCTGGTGGGAGGCGATCGACCACGCACGCCGGCTGCCCGACTCCGAGCTCCCCAAGCAGGGACCGCGGTACGACGGCCCGCCGCCGGCGCGTGCCTGGGCCGACCGCGACCCCGACGCGGCCGCCCGTCTGTCAGCAGCCCGCGCCGCGGTCGCCGAGATCGCCGAGGCCCACCGCCTCCCGACCGAGAACCTGCTGGCCCCGGACACCATCCGCCGCCTGGCGTGGTCCCCGCCGAAGGACCTCGACGTCGCCGTGGTGACCGCCTTCCTCCGCGAACACCACGCCCGCCAATGGCAAATAGCCCTCACCGCCGAGGCCCTGACCGACGCCATGACCTCCGAGGCCGCAACCCTCGACTAGACCACCGGGCGGAACAGAGCGCCCTGGACGTACTCCATCGCCTTCAGGAACTTCTCGTCGGTCAACCGGCGGTTGAGCTCCTCCTCGTCCACGGTCTCGATCCGCGTGTGCAGCCAGTACAGGTTCCCGTAAGGATCGTGGACGCGGGCGATCACGTCACCCCAGAACATGTGCGTCGGCTCGGTGACGACGGTCCCACCAGCCAGGACCGCCTGCTTCAGCGTCTCGTGGACGTCAGGCACGTACAGCCGGAGGAACGCCGGCGTCGGCGGCCAGTCCGGCTGGTCGAACATCATCACCACCGAGTCGCCGATGCGCATCTCGGCGTGCCCGATGTTCCCGTTCGCGTCGACCACGCGGCCGCCGAGATCCTCCGCATCGAACGCGGCGGCGAGGAACTCCATCAAACCGGCTGTGTCGTGCCCGATGATCCACGGAGTCACCGCGTGGTAGCCATCGGGAATCGGGTGCACCGTCATTGTTCTGCTCCTTCGCCGAGGTAGGTGCCTCCACGCTAGGAGCAGAACAGGACAGGTTCTGGCCGCTACTTCGGAAGCTGGGTTTCGATGGCGGTGGTGATCTCGTCGGATTCCGGTTCGGTGCGGGGGCGGAAGCGGGCGGCGACCGTGCCTTCGGGGGTGAGGAGGAACTTTTCGAAGTTCCACTGGATGTCGCCGGCCTCGCCGTCGGCGTCGGGGGTCTGGGTGAGTTCGGCGTACAGCGGGTGCCGGTTCTCGCCGTTCACCTCGAGCTTGTCCAGCATCGGGAACGTGACGCCGTACGTCGTCGAGCAGAAGGTCTCGATCTCCTCCGCCGACCCCGGCTCCTGACCGCCGAACTGGTTGCACGGCGCGCCGAGCACCGTGAACCCGCGGGCCTCGTACTTCTTCTGCAGGTTCTCCAGCCCCTCGTACTGCGGCGTCAGCCCGCACTTCGACGCCACGTTCACGACGAGGACGGCCTTGCCCTTGTACTCACCGAGCGACGTCGGCGCACCGGACAGGGTGGTCAGCGGAATGTCGTACAGGCTCATGCTCATCCTTGGGAGGTAGGGAGGTTCCGGGCGAGAAAGTCTTCGGTACGGCGCCACGCCAGCGCGGACGCCTCCGCGTGGTGGAACGCCGGCAGCGGGTTGTCGAACGCGTGACCGGCACCGTCGTACCGGTGGATCTCGGCCCGATCGTCACGGCCCAGCGCCGGGACGATCGCGTCGACGTCCAGGTAGGAGTCGTCGTTGCCGAAGTGGTGCAGGCTGGTCGCGGTCACGTCCAGCTCCAGCAACTGGGGCAGCGCGGAGCCGTAGTAGCTCACCAGCACGTCAGGAGACGAGACCGCGGCCACGTTGAAGCCGAGCCCGCCGCCGAAGCAGAAGCCGACCACGCCGGTGCTGCGGCCGCGCGCCCGCAGGTACTCCAGCGCAGTGACCGAGTCCTTGACCGCCAGGTCCCAGTCGAGACGCCCGACGATCCCCATCGCGCGCTCCAGCAGGTCCGGCGAGGACTCGTCCAGCTCGGTGTCGTCCAGGCGCCAGTAGATCTCCGGAGCGATCACGTAGTACCCGAGGGCGTGCAGATCCGCCGCACGCTGCTTGATGTAGTCGGAGACCCCGAAGATCTCCTGCAGGAGCAGGATGCCGGGTGCCTGGGCGTCGGCGTTCCCCCACTCGTGGACTGGTAACGAACCTGAACCGGTATCGATCTCCAAAGTCACACGGTGAAGCGTACGACCTCCGTGGGAGCGGGCTTCGGGGCAGGTGCGGGCATCCAGGCCTTCGTCTCCGCGATCGCGTCGACCAGCAGGTTGTACAGCCGGTCGTCCGGATCCGGCACGCACGCCTGCGAGATCCCCTCGACCGCGCACGAGACCGCACGCGGCGCCGTACGGCGGGCGAAGTCGGGCGTGGTCCGGCGCGAGCGCGCGGTGAACGAGCGCGCCCACTTCGTCGCGGACGGGACCGACTGCAGGACGGCGAGCGACTCGGGCTCGATGTCGTCCGGCGGCCGCCCGTCGAGCGCGGCGAGCTGCTTCTCCCCCACCAGCAGCGCGACGGCCAGGATGTACTGCCGCTCCTGCGACACCACCGGCAGCGCGTGCTGGATGCAGCGCGCGGTGACCCGCGGTACGACGTGCGGGTCGTCGGGCACCAGCCCGATCACCGACGGGATCAGCGGCGCCAGCCGGGACCGGCCGGCATCCGTGGTGCAGTCGTTGACGTCCCGGGCGACGCCGGCCAGCAGTGCGTGCGTACAGGCCGGGTGGTCCGACCACGGCTCGCCGGCCAGGTACGACGCGAACTCCATGAAGCAGGCGCCCTTGCGCGGATTGCGGTGCTTCCCCCGGCTGAGGACCGGTACGGCCAGATCAAGATTGTTCATGGAACAACTCCAGAAACGCGGACCCTTGAAGACCAGCATGCGCCCATTCGCGCCGCATTGCCACGGGTGACGGTTCTGTGAGCGGACCCACACGGGTGGCTACCTTGGCGGTTCTGTTACTCATGGGTAGCATCGGGGTAGCTTTCCCGACTCCTAGAGGAGGGCCCTCGTGCCCCGTGAGATCCGCGATGTCGTGTATGTCGACGGCGTTCGCACCCCGTTCGGCAAGGCCAAGGGCCAGTATGCCGAGACCCGCGCCGACGACCTGGTGATCAAGTGCATCCGGGAGCTGCTGCGGCGGAACCCAAGCCTTCCCCCGGAGCGGGTGGACGAGGTCGCGATCGCGGCCACCACCCAGATCGGCGACCAGGGCCTGACCATCGGCCGGACGGCCGCACTGCTGGCCGGGCTGCCGAACACCACGCCCGGCTACGCCATCGACCGGATGTGCGCCGGCGCGATGACCGCCGTCACCACCACCGCCGCCGGGATCGCGTTCGGCGCGTACGACGTGGTCGTGGCCGGCGGGGTCGAGCACATGGGCCGGCACCCGATGGGCGAGGGCGTCGACCCGAACCCGCGGATCATCGCCGAGAAGCTGGTCGACACCTCCGGGCTGGTGATGGGCTCCACCGCGGAGAACCTGCACGACCGGTTCCCGGGGATCACCAAGGAGCGCGCCGACGTGTACGCCGCCGCGTCCCAGGAGAAGGCGGCCAAGGCCTACGCGAACGACCTGATCCAGCCGGACCTGGTGCCGGTCGCGACCCGCTCCGCCGAGCAGGGCTGGGGCTACGCCACGACCGACGAGCCGATGCGGCCGGGCACCACGGTCGAGGACCTGGCCGGGCTGAAGACGCCGTTCCGCCCGCACGGCCGGGTGACG containing:
- a CDS encoding DUF3000 domain-containing protein, whose translation is MGARKQVDAPPAEFAEAVSQLRGARFRPEVFVEEMPAPQRIAPHAAAVSADVTVDGDDVATGRLVVLYDPAGNDAWQSTFRCVAYVRAAVEPEMVTDALLGGVGWTWLMEALADRGADFLAPSGTVTRVVSESFGGMADDDATAEIEIRASWSPVPGPGGAVDVTRHAEAWGEVLCTAAGLPPVPPGVVAMPTRRGQRGR
- a CDS encoding ribonuclease D, producing MSPADTQQPSAPDDPTAHLPLLELRDGLSDVVDTDSALTETVEAFRSGTGPVAVDAERASGYRYSHRAYLVQLRREGAGSALIDPIPFGDLSALGDAIVDAEWIIHAANQDLACLAEVGMVPRQVFDTELAGRLLGYPKVGLASLVSEVLGYRMRKEHSAADWSTRPLPAPWLVYAALDVEMLIELRDAIEQELRREGKWEWAQQEFAAILDAPPREPKPDPWRRTSGMHRVRNRRSLAVVRALWEARDQIAESADISPGRILPDAAIVEAASAMPTDRDTLQRLTAFKGRGAHRHMRTWWEAIDHARRLPDSELPKQGPRYDGPPPARAWADRDPDAAARLSAARAAVAEIAEAHRLPTENLLAPDTIRRLAWSPPKDLDVAVVTAFLREHHARQWQIALTAEALTDAMTSEAATLD
- a CDS encoding VOC family protein, with protein sequence MTVHPIPDGYHAVTPWIIGHDTAGLMEFLAAAFDAEDLGGRVVDANGNIGHAEMRIGDSVVMMFDQPDWPPTPAFLRLYVPDVHETLKQAVLAGGTVVTEPTHMFWGDVIARVHDPYGNLYWLHTRIETVDEEELNRRLTDEKFLKAMEYVQGALFRPVV
- a CDS encoding glutathione peroxidase, which codes for MSLYDIPLTTLSGAPTSLGEYKGKAVLVVNVASKCGLTPQYEGLENLQKKYEARGFTVLGAPCNQFGGQEPGSAEEIETFCSTTYGVTFPMLDKLEVNGENRHPLYAELTQTPDADGEAGDIQWNFEKFLLTPEGTVAARFRPRTEPESDEITTAIETQLPK
- a CDS encoding dienelactone hydrolase family protein, which produces MTLEIDTGSGSLPVHEWGNADAQAPGILLLQEIFGVSDYIKQRAADLHALGYYVIAPEIYWRLDDTELDESSPDLLERAMGIVGRLDWDLAVKDSVTALEYLRARGRSTGVVGFCFGGGLGFNVAAVSSPDVLVSYYGSALPQLLELDVTATSLHHFGNDDSYLDVDAIVPALGRDDRAEIHRYDGAGHAFDNPLPAFHHAEASALAWRRTEDFLARNLPTSQG
- a CDS encoding acetyl-CoA C-acyltransferase, encoding MPREIRDVVYVDGVRTPFGKAKGQYAETRADDLVIKCIRELLRRNPSLPPERVDEVAIAATTQIGDQGLTIGRTAALLAGLPNTTPGYAIDRMCAGAMTAVTTTAAGIAFGAYDVVVAGGVEHMGRHPMGEGVDPNPRIIAEKLVDTSGLVMGSTAENLHDRFPGITKERADVYAAASQEKAAKAYANDLIQPDLVPVATRSAEQGWGYATTDEPMRPGTTVEDLAGLKTPFRPHGRVTAGNSAGINDGATACVLTSAEAAEELGLTPKMKLVSYAFAGVEPEVMGVGPIPATEKALKLAGLTIDDIQAFEVNEAFAVQVLAFLEHYGIADDDPRVNPYGGAIAFGHPLASSGVRLMNQLAKQFEQRPEVRYGLATMCVGLGMGGTVIWENPNWEGAK